Part of the Paenibacillus sp. FSL R7-0273 genome is shown below.
AATGCTCACATTTCCAAAATGAGTTAGTGTAATTTTTCCTAGATTCCGTCTGAGCGGTAGGCGTACAGCATTTAGTTCGATTTTCGCCACCTAATTCCGCTGTTTCTTTGAATTTTCATCTATTAGGTGGAAAATAGTCACTTATTTTGGCCAAAATCCTTGAGTAGAGTAAAATCCGAGAAATTAAGTGTCGTTTTTCCAACTAACACCCTCTCACCCTGGCCAGAACAAGAAATAGTTTACCTTTTTCCACTTAGATTAGTCACTGGTAGCCTGTAAGGTTACTTTCATTCATTCGTTAAGTAGATAGTCACCATAACTCCGCACTCTCAGCTACCTTTCTGCCCGAAACCCCCATATCCTTCGCCAATTACATTGTGCAACTTATACCGCCAAACATACAACCACGCACAAAAAGACCCTGCTACCGCAGAGTCTCCCAAATCTATGTTACTCCAGACATAAAGCCCGGCTTTCGGCGTCACACTCTACAACAAACTATCCCTGCATCCTAGAGCAACTATTATTACCACGCTTTTACTCTGCACTCTTTACCCCTCACTCTGTACTCTTCACTCTTCCATCCGCTCCCCAAACTCCACCGCCCCACCGGCAGCCTCATACGCCTCTAATATCGAATCCAGCACCCCCGGAAACCGCTCATTCAGATCCTCTTCCCGCAGCGACAAAATGCGCTGGGTGCCCTGTGCCCGTGTATGAACAACGCCTGATTCGCGCAGGGTGCGGGCGTGATGGGACAAGGTAGATTTGGCAATCGGTACCTTAAAGCTGTTGCAGGCCTGCTCGCCGTGCTTGCGGATTTCCGACACAACATATAAACGGATAGGATCGCTAAGCGCATACAAAACAGAGGCAAGCTGTATGTCCTTGCGGTCCGGATGATGGAGCAGCTTCATATATAAGACCCCTTTATAATAGAGATGATTATTTGCATCTTCCTAATTGCATTTTACAACTTCGCATGCTATATTTCAATTGTTCGTAAGTAATCGAACTATTAAACATTCAGAAACAAAGGAGTGGCACACCCACCATGAACTCATTACATACATCCGGGGATACTGCCGGCAAAAACAGCGGTTCGCTCAATGGATCGCTCAATCCCCCCGCCCCAGAACCCATGCTCCCCCGCGAGGGCCTGCTGACCCTGCTGTTCAGCGTAGCTGTCGTACTGGTCATTATGAACACGGCGATGTTCAATCTGGCGCTGCCGGATGTGACTGAAGCCTTCGGCATTACGGCAGCATCGGCATCCTGGATTGTGACCGGATATTCCATTATGTTCTCGATTGCTTCTATTACGTACAGCAGGCTGTCTGATTTCCTGCCGATCCGACGGCTGCTGATTATCGGCCTGCTGACACTGGGGCTGTCCGCTGTAGCCGGCTTCTTCAGCACGAACTTCATCTTCCTGCTGATCGTACGGATTCTGCAGGCATCCGGTGCGGGAGCCGTTATGTCGCTGTCGCTCGTCCTGTTCACCCGTTATGTCCCGCAGGCCCGCCGCGGCAAAGCCATGGCAACCATCATGTCTGCCGTTTCGCTCGGACTGGGGCTTGGTCCGGTAGCGGGCGGCTCGATCGTCGAGTATCTGGGCTGGCACTGGCTGTTCGCGGTTACGGCCGCAATTCT
Proteins encoded:
- a CDS encoding ArsR/SmtB family transcription factor, producing MKLLHHPDRKDIQLASVLYALSDPIRLYVVSEIRKHGEQACNSFKVPIAKSTLSHHARTLRESGVVHTRAQGTQRILSLREEDLNERFPGVLDSILEAYEAAGGAVEFGERMEE